One segment of Kryptolebias marmoratus isolate JLee-2015 linkage group LG23, ASM164957v2, whole genome shotgun sequence DNA contains the following:
- the hpxb gene encoding hemopexin, translating to MHLGFRIKAQVSRLSSTFGDFSGTKTMDLVTKTLFLCLAFALREAAPVQDSANDAAVPDRCTGIEFDAITPDDKGNALFFKDGHIWKGFHGPAQLSSEHFKELTGHVDAAFRMHNTGNPDDHDHIYLFMGDKVFSYFNQSLEEGYPKQIQEDFPGVPAHLDAAVECPKGECIADSVLFFKGQDVYVYDITTKTVKTKAWSHLPSCTSIFRWLEHYYCFHGHNFTRFHPVTGEVVGEYPKDTRNYFMRCPNFGHGSNHKPVKCSEVKLDAATTDDTGRTYFFSGSSYMRQDTHRDGFHNFPIIRGWKEVTNGVDAVFSYTNKIYLIKGDQIYIYKADAHFTLIEGYPKTVKEELGIEGHVDAAFVCPTENVAHIFQGNRMRDVDLTATPRIIVQDRPLPLSDIDAGLCGADGIKLFKGSQYYSYESPMILAMGRIAPRPAHITSAMMACED from the exons ATGCACTTaggtttcagaataaaagcgcAGGTTTCACGGCTCTCCTCCACCTTTGGGGACTTCAGCGGGACAAAAACCATGGATCTGGTCactaaaactctgtttttgtgcttAGCATTTGCCCTCAGGGAGGCAGCGCCCGT GCAGGACTCAGCAAATG ATGCTGCTGTGCCAGACCGGTGCACAGGTATTGAGTTTGATGCCATTACTCCCGATGATAAAGGAAATGCTCTTTTCTTCAAAG ACGGTCACATTTGGAAGGGTTTCCATGGACCAGCGCAGCTCTCCAGTGAGCACTTCAAGGAGCTCACTGGTCACGTAGACGCTGCTTTCCGCATGCACAACACAGGGAACCCAGACGACCACGATCACATCTACCTTTTCATG GGTGACAAAGTGTTCAGTTACTTCAACCAAAGTCTGGAGGAAGGGTATCCAAAACAAATCCAAGAGGATTTTCCTGGAGTCCCTGCTCACCTGGACGCTGCTGTGGAGTGTCCCAAAGGAGAGTGCATAGCtgattcagttctgttttttaaag GGCAAGATGTGTATGTTTATGATATAACCACAAAAACAGTGAAGACGAAGGCGTGGTCCCATCTGCCCAGCTGCACCTCTATTTTCCGATGGCTGGAACACTACTACTGTTTCCACGGACACAACTTCACCCGTTTCCATCCAGTAACAGGAGAGGTGGTCGGTGAATACCCCAAAGACACTCGCAATTACTTTATGCGCTGTCCTAACTTTG GTCATGGAAGTAATCATAAACCCGTTAAATGTAGCGAAGTCAAACTTGATGCCGCCACCACAGATGATACAGGCAGAACTTACTTCTTCTCAG ggtcctcCTACATGCGTCAAGACACCCACCGTGATGGCTTTCACAATTTCCCAATAATCAGAGGATGGAAAGAAGTGACCAACGGCGTTGATGCTGTTTTCTCTTACACCAACAAAATCTACTTGATTAAG GGTGATCAGATTTACATTTATAAAGCAGATGCTCACTTCACCCTGATTGAAGGCTACCCAAAAACAGTCAAGGAGGAGCTTGGCATCGAGGGGCATGTGGATGCTGCTTTTGTATGTCCGACTGAAAACGTAGCTCATATTTTCCAAG gaaataGGATGCGGGACGTTGATCTCACTGCCACTCCCAGGATTATTGTCCAAGATCGGCCATTGCCCCTGTCCGACATTGATGCTGGTCTGTGTGGTGCAGATGGGATTAAACTTTTCAAAGGCTCACAGTATTACAGCTATGAAAGCCCTATGATACTGGCGATGGGCAGGATCGCTCCCAGACCTGCACACATCACCTCAGCAATGATGGCGTGCGAGGATTAG
- the LOC108245684 gene encoding uncharacterized protein LOC108245684: MLLRSHSERKALPGLTALLTYSFPNQREVTPSPPLSYTPRESIFTPQSLSSPPPWVTQAILNLEKGEQELQSLRERQQAEIEEVNRELDNAVIEAQREERRLLEKVEQDHREAQRRLSQVKRENAAAVRVLQTLVDQQVRKIGQLREQIQRWAFTAGGSNRDQLEKGVEEATQPWEISLTLKRAHFLPSSQSKTFYLGEVDICEQGMTYHIGVCGVQGQKCALHSGDTTFSNITPCEIRKEPQLNRGQRCSSEERNKTIGGNIRVVRKLQLSSSTENEEELKPPKSPIPRHRGVSESSQDEEVESVCSDTQGQDLFLSIPPVSSQAESESDDVDGRHDVTRRRSTVKGKRRQKTLVLVSCEEPSCSIEETDEKRSNTTRSPKTKHKGSLSRHSLVDLSTKHLTSSQQSLSKKKASTESSMDSGSPPSPVGSEDSCYTYTLDTPSNEPFKQDHYRSMSTADLSGKMLPLIDRNKTESREMRKVNRMRLTSTSEQGRRNCTESNKNTKGSDERQSRSQTRVSQGLSVNRVNRSQSMSAIEGEKLHQVKEAERYKDKKESDEAASRESGNAGGSAALDSACLVKQFGKQGSGRTDFNLPSGVHATDRGQLFVVDCGNARIQVTDLQKNVVQQVSPSGSERSSRICNYFDVAVNSKGLIALTCAAERAVLVFSRHGRLLQTFGGTMIGSTNEELDAPRGITVTREDEFLVADIKRGTLTTLKLDPKTGARLERTMVTGYHRPYLVAACLTTGLMAVSERGNETGRVPCIRVLEPGWNTIRILGVCSGLGPVLTCPWGLCIDNDGDVLVANWGKQKHCVLIYPSKGVGWPLITDNLSSPRGLSLLPDGHVVVSDSMNHCIKIYRYK, from the coding sequence ATGTTATTGAGGTCCCACTCTGAAAGAAAAGCCCTCCCTGGACTGACAGCCTTGCTGACATACAGCTTTCCAAATCAGCGTGAAGTGACTCCCTCGCCTCCCCTTTCTTATACCCCACGGGAGTCCATCTTTACACCACAATCTCTTAGTTCACCACCTCCATGGGTGACGCAGGCAATCTTAAACTTGGAGAAAGGGGAACAAGAGCTTCAGAGCCTCAGAGAGCGACAGCAAGCCGAAATAGAGGAAGTGAACCGTGAGCTGGACAATGCTGTGATAGAAGCTCAGCGGGAGGAGCGGCGCCTTCTTGAAAAGGTGGAGCAGGACCACAGGGAGGCCCAGCGACGACTTAGTCAAGTGAAGAGGGAGAACGCTGCAGCTGTGAGAGTTCTGCAGACACTTGTTGACCAACAAGTTCGAAAAATTGGACAACTGAGAGAACAAATTCAACGATGGGCTTTCACTGCTGGTGGATCCAACAGGGATCAGCTTGAAAAAGGTGTGGAAGAGGCCACACAACCATGGGAAATCTCTCTCACACTGAAAAGGGCTCATTTCTTACCAAGCTCCCAGTCCAAAACCTTTTACCTGGGAGAGGTTGATATTTGTGAGCAGGGTATGACTTACCACATTGGTGTCTGTGGTGTCCAAGGACAGAAGTGTGCTTTGCACTCTGGTGAcacaacattttcaaacataacTCCTTGTGAAATTCGAAAGGAACCACAGTTAAATAGAGGGCAAAGGTGCAGTTCAGAGGAACGCAACAAAACGATTGGAGGGAATATTCGTGTTGTCCGGAAACTACAACTGTCCAGCTCTACTGAAAATGAGGAAGAGCTTAAACCACCTAAGTCTCCCATACCAAGACATCGTGGTGTGTCTGAATCTTCCCAAGATGAAGAGGTAGAATCTGTGTGTTCAGACACTCAGGGACAAGACCTTTTCTTGTCTATTCCGCCAGTCTCCAGTCAAGCAGAATCAGAAAGTGATGACGTTGATGGGAGACACGATGTAACAAGGAGACGCAGCACAGTGAAaggtaaaagaagacaaaagaccCTTGTCTTGGTGTCATGTGAGGAACCATCCTGCTCTATTGAAGAAACTGatgaaaaaagaagcaacacaaCCAGATCtccaaaaacaaagcacaaaggTTCACTCTCCAGGCACAGTCTAGTAGACCTTTCCACAAAGCATCTCACTTCTTCACAACAAAGCCTTTCAAAGAAGAAGGCCTCAACTGAATCTTCGATGGACAGTGGAAGCCCTCCATCCCCAGTAGGCAGTGAAGACTCCTGCTACACCTATACTTTGGATACTCCATCGAATGAACCTTTCAAGCAAGACCACTACCGGTCAATGTCCACTGCTGACCTTTCCGGTAAAATGCTTCCTTTGattgacagaaacaagactgagaGCAGAGAAATGAGAAAAGTCAATAGAATGCGTCTGACTTCAACTTCTGAGCAAGGTCGAAGAAACTGCACAGAATCAAACAAGAATACAAAAGGCTCTGATGAAAGACAGTCAAGATCTCAAACTCGTGTCTCACAGGGTTTAAGTGTGAACCGTGTCAATAGATCTCAGTCCATGTCAGCCATCGAAGGTGAAAAACTACATCAAGTCAAGGAGGCAGAAAGATACAAGGACAAGAAAGAGAGCGATGAGGCAGCTTCGAGAGAATCAGGCAATGCAGGTGGATCAGCTGCCCTCGACTCAGCTTGCTTGGTCAAACAGTTTGGGAAACAAGGATCAGGCCGCACTGACTTCAACTTGCCGAGTGGTGTCCATGCAACTGACAGAGGGCAGCTGTTTGTGGTAGACTGTGGTAATGCTCGAATTCAAGTGACAGATCTCCAGAAGAATGTTGTACAGCAAGTGTCTCCCTCAGGATCAGAAAGGTCTTCCCGTATCTGCAACTACTTTGACGTAGCTGTGAATTCGAAGGGCCTGATCGCTTTAACCTGCGCTGCTGAACGAGCTGTGTTGGTGTTCAGCCGACATGGACGCCTCCTGCAAACATTTGGAGGCACAATGATCGGTTCCACCAATGAAGAGCTGGATGCACCCAGAGGGATCACTGTTACACGTGAAGATGAGTTTTTGGTGGCTGACATCAAGCGGGGCACCTTGACGACTTTAAAATTAGATCCCAAAACGGGGGCAAGGTTAGAGCGCACTATGGTAACTGGGTACCACAGACCCTACTTGGTGGCAGCCTGCCTCACCACTGGGCTCATGGCAGTATCAGAACGCGGCAATGAAACTGGGCGTGTTCCATGCATTCGAGTCCTGGAACCAGGCTGGAACACTATCCGTATCCTGGGCGTGTGCTCTGGCCTCGGGCCTGTCCTGACCTGTCCCTGGGGTCTATGTATAGACAATGATGGGGATGTTTTGGTTGCTAATTGGGGGAAGCAAAAGCACTGTGTGctcatttatccatccaaaGGTGTGGGCTGGCCTCTGATTACCGACAACCTTAGCAGCCCACGAGGTCTGTCGCTTCTACCTGATGGACATGTGGTCGTATCAGACAGCATGAATCACTGCATCAAGATCTATCGCTACAAGTGA